A single region of the Kryptolebias marmoratus isolate JLee-2015 linkage group LG10, ASM164957v2, whole genome shotgun sequence genome encodes:
- the hltf gene encoding helicase-like transcription factor isoform X2, translating into MSSCWWRFGWDTTDRFETSTESLSQAIRAATSEEPDADGSVQFGILRGTVVGLRYYTGMVNRGEMVGLVREPQNPYDRNAVKVTNVYGNQVGHIKKELAVAMAYVMDNNLAKVEGVVHSGTNNTFSMPVMLSFLGKEENKDAVMRYMASRGYKLNMDGSGSTDACSGRYQNAFSAKKGVTIPLTAEELKNAFDNLFEGLMESKDGEKESAEAVATPLLPHQKQALSWMCARENKDTLPPFWEKRGELYYNSLTFFSTKEIPERVRGGILADDMGLGKTLTTIALILTNFHKGKSLPVEKCKEWFSPTKGETKPVEYSKQEESSSAEYKSGLSNPGGPHCSNLHKKEAIDTDAADIVVVEDEPQKHLLKKKRKLTKQKANGTVLFEDFDFAAALSSSTTDTSPKKKKTPENASESQNVKSSITENTEDLSVRATLIICPLSVLSNWLDQFEQHVHSNVKLNVYLYYGSERNRSKKFLSSQDVVITTYNVLSADLGNKSPLHGIKWLRVVLDEGHIIRNPNTQMSKAVLELKAQRRWILSGTPIQNSMKDLWMLLAFLRLKPFNVREWWNRVIQRPVMQGDRDGLQNLQNLVRCITLRRTKSSEINGLRLVSLPEKTVSVEQVDLSQQEREEYELARNEGRRTIGRYVAEGSVLRNYADVLVILMRLRQHCCHPDLLPNISSDLGTVTTPAELRERLIDKLRFVLASGSDEECSVCLDSIHLPVITHCAHVYCRPCIAQVISTEPEKARCPLCRSEIKTSELVEFPAEEMEDDKTTSSDRWRTSSKVEALMGNLLRLRSEDSNIKSLVVSQFTRFLTILETPLREHGFSFVRLDGSMNQKKRTQIIQDFQSSAAGGPSIMLLSLKAGGVGLNLTAASHVFLMDPAWNPATEEQCIDRCHRLGQKRKVVVTKFIVKNSVEENMVKIQRKKQDLVEKAFGSANTDRKTSRIDDIRVLLEL; encoded by the exons ATGTCTTCTTGCTGGTGGAGGTTCGGCTGGGACACCACTGATCGCTTTGAGACCAGTACAGAGTCCCTGTCCCAGGCCATCAGGGCTGCTACGTCTGAGGAGCCGGATGCAGATGGCAGTGTGCAGTTTGGTATCCTGCGGGGAACTGTGGTCGGGCTTAGATATTACACTGGGATG GTGAACCGCGGGGAGATGGTGGGTTTAGTGCGGGAGCCTCAAAATCCATATGACCGTAACGCAGTGAAAGTTACAAACGTATATGGGAACCAGGTTGGGCACATCAAGAAGGAGCTGGCTGTAGCTATGGCCTATGTGATGGACAACAACTTGGCTAAAGTGGAGGG GGTGGTACACTCGGGGACAAACAACACCTTCTCCATGCCTGTGATGTTGTCATTCTTGGGGAAAGAAGAGAACAAAGATGCTGTGATGAGGTACATGGCAAGTCGAGGATATAAACTGAACATGGACGGAAGCGGGTCAACGGACGCATGCTCAG gtAGATACCAGAATGCTTTTTCAGCCAAGAAAGGTGTGACTATCCCACTAACTGCAGAGGAG TTAAAGAATGCATTTGATAACTTGTTTGAAGGTTTGATGGAGAGTAAAGATGGGGAGAAGGAATCAGCTGAG gctGTGGCCACTCCCCTCCTTCCTCACCAGAAACAAGCTCTGTCCTGGATGTGTGCTCGAGAAAACAAAGACACGTTGCCTCCATTCTGGGAGAAGAGAGGTGAGCTGTACTACAACAGCCTCACGTTTTTTTCTACTAAAGAAATACCGGAGAGGGTCCGGGGAGGAATCCTGGCAGATGACATGGGATTG GGTAAAACTCTGACAACAATCGCTCTGATCCTCACCAACTTTCACAAAGGAAAGTCGCTGCCTGTGGAGAAATGT aAGGAGTGGTTCTCACCAACCAAAGGTGAAACTAAACCTGTGGAATACTCCAAGCAGGAAG aaagcaGCAGTGCAGAATATAAATCAGGATTGAGTAATCCTGGTGGTCCTCATTGCTCAAACCT TCACAAGAAGGAGGCGATCGATACTGATGCAGCAGATATAGTGGTGGTAGAAGATGAGCCACAAAAAC atctgttaaaaaagaagaggaaactgACCAAGCAGAAAGCCA ATGGTACAGTTTTGTTTGAGGATTTTGACTTTGCTGCAGCACTGAGCAGCTCAACAACAGATACAAgtccaaagaagaagaaaactccaGAAAATGCCAGTGAAAGTCAAA ATGTTAAATCGTCcatcactgaaaacacagaggaCTTATCAGTGAGAGCAACTCTCATTATATGTCCTCTCTCTGTGCTCAGCAACTGGCTG GACCAATTTGAGCAGCATGTCCATTCTAATGTAAAGCTAAACGTCTATCTGTATTACGGTTCGGAGCGTAACAGGAGCAAGAAGTTCCTGTCCTCTCAGGATGTGGTAATCACCACATACAACGTCCTCTCTGCTGACTTAGGG AATAAGAGTCCCCTACATGGTATCAAATGGCTGAGGGTGGTACTGGATGAAGGACACATCATAAGAAatccaaacacacaaatgagCAAAGCTGTGCTGGAACTGAAAGCTCAGAGGCGCTGGATTCTTTCAG GTACTCCTATCCAGAACAGCATGAAGGACCTGTGGATGCTGCTGGCCTTCCTGCGTCTGAAACCCTTCAATGTTCGGGAGTGGTGGAACAGAGTGATCCAGAGACCTGTTATGCAAGGAGACAGAGATGGTCTGCA AAACCTCCAGAACCTGGTAAGGTGCATCACCCTGAGACGGACCAAGAGCAGTGAGATAAACGGCCTCCGCCTGGTGTCACTGCCTGAGAAAACGGTGTCTGTGGAGCAGGTGGATCTCAGCCAGCAGGAGAGGGAGGAGTACGAGCTGGCACGTAATGAGGGCAGACGTACTATCGGCAG atatgtaGCTGAAGGGTCTGTCTTGAGGAATTATGCTGATGTTCTTGTCATTCTGATGAGGCTCCGACAGCACTGCTGCCACCCTGACCTGCTCCCAAACATATCCTCAGATTtgg GGACGGTGACAACACCAGCAGAGCTGCGGGAGCGTCTGATAGATAAACTACGGTTCGTGTTGGCCAGTGGCTCTGATGAGGAGTGCTCCGTTTGCCTGGACTCGATCCATCTGCCCGTCATCACGCACTGTGCCCACGTTTACTGCCGACCCTGCATCGCCCAAGTCATCAGCACCGAGCCG GAGAAGGCACGGTGCCCCCTCTGTCGAAGTGAGATCAAGACCAGTGAGCTGGTGGAGTTTCCAGCGGAGGAGATGGAAGATGACAAAACTACAAGCTCTGACAGGTGGAGGACAAGCTCAAAG GTGGAGGCGCTGATGGGAAACCTTCTCAGGCTGCGATCTGAAGACAGCAACATTAAATCTTTGGTCGTCTCTCAGTTTACACGCTTCCTCACCATCCTGGAAACACCTCTTAG AGAGCATGGTTTCAGTTTTGTGCGTCTCGACGGCTCCATGAACCAAAAGAAGAGGACTCAGATCATTCAGGACTTTCAGAGCTCTGCAGCAGGTGGCCCTTCAATTATGCTCCTGTCACTCAAAGCTGGAGGGGTGGGTCTTAACTTGACTGCTGCCTCTCATGTTTTCCTGATGGACCCT GCATGGAACCCAGCTACTGAGGAGCAGTGTATTGATCGGTGCCACCGTTTGGGCCAGAAGAGGAAAGTTGTGGTCACCAAG TTCATTGTGAAGAATTCAGTGGAGGAGAACATGGTGAAGATCCAAAGGAAGAAGCAGGACCTGGTGGAGAAGGCATTTGGCTCAGCtaacacagacaggaaaacatCTCGCATTGATGACATCCGAGTTCTGTTGGAGCTGTAG
- the hltf gene encoding helicase-like transcription factor isoform X1, with amino-acid sequence MSSCWWRFGWDTTDRFETSTESLSQAIRAATSEEPDADGSVQFGILRGTVVGLRYYTGMVNRGEMVGLVREPQNPYDRNAVKVTNVYGNQVGHIKKELAVAMAYVMDNNLAKVEGVVHSGTNNTFSMPVMLSFLGKEENKDAVMRYMASRGYKLNMDGSGSTDACSGRYQNAFSAKKGVTIPLTAEELKNAFDNLFEGLMESKDGEKESAEAVATPLLPHQKQALSWMCARENKDTLPPFWEKRGELYYNSLTFFSTKEIPERVRGGILADDMGLGKTLTTIALILTNFHKGKSLPVEKCKEWFSPTKGETKPVEYSKQEESSSAEYKSGLSNPGGPHCSNLHKKEAIDTDAADIVVVEDEPQKHLLKKKRKLTKQKASKDGTVLFEDFDFAAALSSSTTDTSPKKKKTPENASESQNVKSSITENTEDLSVRATLIICPLSVLSNWLDQFEQHVHSNVKLNVYLYYGSERNRSKKFLSSQDVVITTYNVLSADLGNKSPLHGIKWLRVVLDEGHIIRNPNTQMSKAVLELKAQRRWILSGTPIQNSMKDLWMLLAFLRLKPFNVREWWNRVIQRPVMQGDRDGLQNLQNLVRCITLRRTKSSEINGLRLVSLPEKTVSVEQVDLSQQEREEYELARNEGRRTIGRYVAEGSVLRNYADVLVILMRLRQHCCHPDLLPNISSDLGTVTTPAELRERLIDKLRFVLASGSDEECSVCLDSIHLPVITHCAHVYCRPCIAQVISTEPEKARCPLCRSEIKTSELVEFPAEEMEDDKTTSSDRWRTSSKVEALMGNLLRLRSEDSNIKSLVVSQFTRFLTILETPLREHGFSFVRLDGSMNQKKRTQIIQDFQSSAAGGPSIMLLSLKAGGVGLNLTAASHVFLMDPAWNPATEEQCIDRCHRLGQKRKVVVTKFIVKNSVEENMVKIQRKKQDLVEKAFGSANTDRKTSRIDDIRVLLEL; translated from the exons ATGTCTTCTTGCTGGTGGAGGTTCGGCTGGGACACCACTGATCGCTTTGAGACCAGTACAGAGTCCCTGTCCCAGGCCATCAGGGCTGCTACGTCTGAGGAGCCGGATGCAGATGGCAGTGTGCAGTTTGGTATCCTGCGGGGAACTGTGGTCGGGCTTAGATATTACACTGGGATG GTGAACCGCGGGGAGATGGTGGGTTTAGTGCGGGAGCCTCAAAATCCATATGACCGTAACGCAGTGAAAGTTACAAACGTATATGGGAACCAGGTTGGGCACATCAAGAAGGAGCTGGCTGTAGCTATGGCCTATGTGATGGACAACAACTTGGCTAAAGTGGAGGG GGTGGTACACTCGGGGACAAACAACACCTTCTCCATGCCTGTGATGTTGTCATTCTTGGGGAAAGAAGAGAACAAAGATGCTGTGATGAGGTACATGGCAAGTCGAGGATATAAACTGAACATGGACGGAAGCGGGTCAACGGACGCATGCTCAG gtAGATACCAGAATGCTTTTTCAGCCAAGAAAGGTGTGACTATCCCACTAACTGCAGAGGAG TTAAAGAATGCATTTGATAACTTGTTTGAAGGTTTGATGGAGAGTAAAGATGGGGAGAAGGAATCAGCTGAG gctGTGGCCACTCCCCTCCTTCCTCACCAGAAACAAGCTCTGTCCTGGATGTGTGCTCGAGAAAACAAAGACACGTTGCCTCCATTCTGGGAGAAGAGAGGTGAGCTGTACTACAACAGCCTCACGTTTTTTTCTACTAAAGAAATACCGGAGAGGGTCCGGGGAGGAATCCTGGCAGATGACATGGGATTG GGTAAAACTCTGACAACAATCGCTCTGATCCTCACCAACTTTCACAAAGGAAAGTCGCTGCCTGTGGAGAAATGT aAGGAGTGGTTCTCACCAACCAAAGGTGAAACTAAACCTGTGGAATACTCCAAGCAGGAAG aaagcaGCAGTGCAGAATATAAATCAGGATTGAGTAATCCTGGTGGTCCTCATTGCTCAAACCT TCACAAGAAGGAGGCGATCGATACTGATGCAGCAGATATAGTGGTGGTAGAAGATGAGCCACAAAAAC atctgttaaaaaagaagaggaaactgACCAAGCAGAAAGCCAGTAAAG ATGGTACAGTTTTGTTTGAGGATTTTGACTTTGCTGCAGCACTGAGCAGCTCAACAACAGATACAAgtccaaagaagaagaaaactccaGAAAATGCCAGTGAAAGTCAAA ATGTTAAATCGTCcatcactgaaaacacagaggaCTTATCAGTGAGAGCAACTCTCATTATATGTCCTCTCTCTGTGCTCAGCAACTGGCTG GACCAATTTGAGCAGCATGTCCATTCTAATGTAAAGCTAAACGTCTATCTGTATTACGGTTCGGAGCGTAACAGGAGCAAGAAGTTCCTGTCCTCTCAGGATGTGGTAATCACCACATACAACGTCCTCTCTGCTGACTTAGGG AATAAGAGTCCCCTACATGGTATCAAATGGCTGAGGGTGGTACTGGATGAAGGACACATCATAAGAAatccaaacacacaaatgagCAAAGCTGTGCTGGAACTGAAAGCTCAGAGGCGCTGGATTCTTTCAG GTACTCCTATCCAGAACAGCATGAAGGACCTGTGGATGCTGCTGGCCTTCCTGCGTCTGAAACCCTTCAATGTTCGGGAGTGGTGGAACAGAGTGATCCAGAGACCTGTTATGCAAGGAGACAGAGATGGTCTGCA AAACCTCCAGAACCTGGTAAGGTGCATCACCCTGAGACGGACCAAGAGCAGTGAGATAAACGGCCTCCGCCTGGTGTCACTGCCTGAGAAAACGGTGTCTGTGGAGCAGGTGGATCTCAGCCAGCAGGAGAGGGAGGAGTACGAGCTGGCACGTAATGAGGGCAGACGTACTATCGGCAG atatgtaGCTGAAGGGTCTGTCTTGAGGAATTATGCTGATGTTCTTGTCATTCTGATGAGGCTCCGACAGCACTGCTGCCACCCTGACCTGCTCCCAAACATATCCTCAGATTtgg GGACGGTGACAACACCAGCAGAGCTGCGGGAGCGTCTGATAGATAAACTACGGTTCGTGTTGGCCAGTGGCTCTGATGAGGAGTGCTCCGTTTGCCTGGACTCGATCCATCTGCCCGTCATCACGCACTGTGCCCACGTTTACTGCCGACCCTGCATCGCCCAAGTCATCAGCACCGAGCCG GAGAAGGCACGGTGCCCCCTCTGTCGAAGTGAGATCAAGACCAGTGAGCTGGTGGAGTTTCCAGCGGAGGAGATGGAAGATGACAAAACTACAAGCTCTGACAGGTGGAGGACAAGCTCAAAG GTGGAGGCGCTGATGGGAAACCTTCTCAGGCTGCGATCTGAAGACAGCAACATTAAATCTTTGGTCGTCTCTCAGTTTACACGCTTCCTCACCATCCTGGAAACACCTCTTAG AGAGCATGGTTTCAGTTTTGTGCGTCTCGACGGCTCCATGAACCAAAAGAAGAGGACTCAGATCATTCAGGACTTTCAGAGCTCTGCAGCAGGTGGCCCTTCAATTATGCTCCTGTCACTCAAAGCTGGAGGGGTGGGTCTTAACTTGACTGCTGCCTCTCATGTTTTCCTGATGGACCCT GCATGGAACCCAGCTACTGAGGAGCAGTGTATTGATCGGTGCCACCGTTTGGGCCAGAAGAGGAAAGTTGTGGTCACCAAG TTCATTGTGAAGAATTCAGTGGAGGAGAACATGGTGAAGATCCAAAGGAAGAAGCAGGACCTGGTGGAGAAGGCATTTGGCTCAGCtaacacagacaggaaaacatCTCGCATTGATGACATCCGAGTTCTGTTGGAGCTGTAG